The following are from one region of the Bacillus methanolicus MGA3 genome:
- the secG gene encoding preprotein translocase subunit SecG, which yields MHTLLVTLLVIVSIALIIVVLLQSSKSEGLSGAISGGAEHLFGKQKARGIDLVLHRITIVLAILFFVLSIGVTYFQL from the coding sequence TTGCACACACTATTAGTCACATTATTGGTTATTGTAAGTATTGCTCTTATAATTGTTGTTCTACTTCAATCAAGTAAAAGCGAAGGCTTGTCCGGAGCGATTTCCGGAGGCGCAGAACATTTATTTGGCAAGCAAAAAGCACGCGGAATCGATTTAGTGCTCCACCGCATTACCATTGTTTTAGCTATTCTATTTTTCGTTTTGTCGATCGGCGTAACCTATTTTCAATTGTAA
- the gap gene encoding type I glyceraldehyde-3-phosphate dehydrogenase, whose protein sequence is MAVKVGINGFGRIGRMVFRAALNNPNVEVIAVNDLTDANMLAHLLKYDTVHGRLDQDVSVDGDFLVVGGKKVKVLAERDPAQLCWGDLGVEVVVESTGRFRKRADAAKHLEAGAKKVIISAPANDEDITIVMGVNHDKYDPANHQVISNASCTTNCLAPFAKVLHAKFGIKRGMMTTAHSYTNDQQILDLPHADYRRARAAAENIIPTTTGAAKAVALVLPELKGKLNGGAIRVPTPNVSLVDFVAELETDVTVEKVNAVLKEAAEGELKGILGYSEEPLVSSDYKGNTNSSIIDALSTMVMEGRMVKVISWYDNETGYSYRIVDLIDYIGQKGL, encoded by the coding sequence ATGGCAGTAAAAGTTGGTATTAATGGTTTTGGAAGAATTGGTCGTATGGTTTTCCGTGCGGCATTAAATAATCCTAATGTTGAGGTAATTGCTGTTAACGATTTAACAGATGCAAATATGCTTGCACATCTTTTAAAATATGACACCGTACATGGAAGATTAGATCAAGATGTATCTGTAGACGGAGACTTTTTAGTAGTCGGCGGCAAAAAAGTAAAGGTGCTGGCTGAGCGCGATCCTGCACAACTTTGCTGGGGAGACTTGGGCGTTGAAGTAGTAGTGGAATCTACTGGACGTTTCAGAAAACGCGCGGATGCTGCAAAACATTTAGAAGCTGGTGCGAAAAAAGTGATCATCTCTGCTCCGGCAAATGATGAAGATATAACTATTGTTATGGGAGTAAACCATGACAAATATGATCCGGCAAATCATCAAGTCATTTCTAATGCTTCTTGTACAACAAACTGCTTGGCGCCGTTTGCGAAAGTATTACATGCTAAATTCGGAATCAAACGCGGCATGATGACAACTGCTCACTCTTATACAAATGACCAGCAAATCCTTGATCTGCCGCACGCAGACTATCGCCGTGCCCGTGCAGCAGCTGAAAACATCATTCCGACAACGACAGGCGCTGCAAAAGCTGTAGCACTTGTATTGCCTGAATTAAAAGGAAAATTAAACGGTGGAGCAATTCGTGTTCCAACACCTAACGTTTCTTTAGTTGATTTCGTTGCTGAACTTGAAACAGATGTAACAGTAGAAAAAGTAAATGCAGTCTTAAAAGAAGCAGCTGAAGGTGAATTAAAAGGCATACTTGGCTACAGTGAAGAGCCGCTTGTATCCAGCGACTATAAAGGAAACACAAACTCATCAATCATCGATGCCCTCTCTACAATGGTTATGGAAGGCCGCATGGTAAAAGTTATTTCATGGTACGATAACGAAACAGGCTATTCATACCGTATAGTAGATCTTATTGATTACATTGGGCAAAAAGGCCTTTAA
- the gpmI gene encoding 2,3-bisphosphoglycerate-independent phosphoglycerate mutase, with protein MSKAPVALIILDGFALREERKGNAVALANKPNFDRYWNTYPHTKLKASGEAVGLPEGQMGNSEVGHLNIGAGRIVYQSLTRVNIAIREGEFEKNETFLDAIRHVKEKGTSLHLFGLLSDGGVHSHIDHLFALLRLAAQEGVKNVYVHAFLDGRDVGPQTAPKYIKETLEKMKEYGVGEFATISGRYYSMDRDKRWERVEKSYRAMVYGEGPTYSDPLELIEDSYQNGIYDEFVIPSVMTKPNGEPVATIKDEDAVIFYNFRPDRAIQISNTFTNKDFRSFDRGPKHPKNLHFVCLTHFSETVDGYVAFKPTNLDNTLGEVISQNGLKQLRIAETEKYPHVTYFMSGGREVQFPGEERILINSPKVPTYDLKPEMSAYEVTDALIKEIEADKFDAIILNYANPDMVGHSGMLEPTIKAVEAVDECLGRVVDLIIEKGGTAIITADHGNADEVVTKEGKPMTAHTTNPVPVIVTKKGIELREGGILGDLAPTVLDLLNLEKPVEMTGTSLIKK; from the coding sequence ATGAGTAAAGCCCCTGTTGCATTAATTATCTTAGACGGCTTTGCTCTTCGGGAGGAACGAAAAGGAAATGCTGTTGCCCTAGCAAATAAGCCGAACTTTGACCGTTATTGGAATACGTATCCACATACGAAGCTGAAAGCTTCTGGGGAAGCGGTGGGGCTTCCGGAAGGACAGATGGGGAACTCTGAAGTAGGACACTTAAATATCGGCGCCGGCCGCATTGTTTATCAAAGCCTTACGCGAGTAAACATTGCTATTCGTGAAGGCGAATTTGAGAAAAACGAAACGTTCCTAGATGCAATTCGCCACGTAAAAGAAAAAGGTACAAGCCTGCATCTTTTTGGTCTTCTTTCTGACGGAGGGGTTCATAGCCACATTGACCATTTGTTTGCACTTCTCCGCCTGGCAGCACAAGAAGGCGTTAAAAATGTGTACGTCCATGCATTTTTAGACGGGCGTGATGTCGGGCCGCAAACAGCGCCAAAATATATTAAAGAAACACTGGAAAAAATGAAGGAATACGGCGTTGGTGAATTTGCAACGATTTCCGGCCGCTATTATTCAATGGATCGCGACAAGCGCTGGGAGCGTGTTGAAAAATCATACAGAGCGATGGTGTATGGAGAAGGTCCGACTTACTCAGATCCGTTAGAACTTATTGAGGATTCCTATCAAAACGGAATCTATGATGAATTTGTTATTCCTTCAGTAATGACAAAGCCAAACGGAGAGCCGGTTGCTACGATAAAAGATGAAGATGCCGTCATTTTTTATAACTTCCGTCCTGACCGCGCAATCCAGATTTCAAATACGTTCACGAACAAAGATTTCCGCTCGTTTGACAGAGGGCCAAAGCATCCGAAAAACCTTCATTTTGTCTGCTTAACCCATTTTAGTGAAACAGTTGACGGATATGTGGCATTTAAGCCGACAAACCTTGACAACACTCTTGGTGAAGTCATCTCCCAAAACGGGTTAAAGCAGCTGCGCATTGCGGAAACAGAGAAATATCCTCACGTGACATATTTTATGAGCGGAGGGCGCGAAGTTCAATTTCCGGGAGAAGAAAGAATTTTAATTAATTCTCCTAAAGTTCCAACCTATGACTTAAAACCTGAAATGAGTGCTTACGAAGTAACCGATGCACTTATAAAAGAAATCGAAGCAGATAAGTTTGATGCAATTATTTTAAACTATGCCAATCCGGATATGGTCGGACATTCCGGTATGCTTGAACCGACGATTAAAGCAGTTGAGGCAGTCGATGAGTGTCTTGGCCGTGTTGTGGACCTGATTATCGAAAAAGGCGGAACCGCTATTATTACGGCTGACCACGGAAATGCGGATGAAGTGGTAACAAAAGAAGGAAAACCAATGACAGCCCATACGACAAATCCGGTTCCTGTCATTGTGACGAAAAAAGGAATTGAGCTCCGTGAGGGCGGAATCCTTGGCGATCTCGCACCAACGGTTCTTGACTTGCTGAATTTAGAAAAACCGGTTGAAATGACTGGAACATCATTAATTAAAAAATAA
- a CDS encoding magnesium transporter CorA family protein, giving the protein MLKIYLTDEHGILQEITEITKGCWINLVSPTEQEISHVANKLQIPLDFLKDPLDEEERSRIEKDDNNILIIVNIPVVSKDENEIPIYDTTPLGMIITNQCFITVCLKDNPILEAFARNKVKQFFTYKKTRFSFQILYLIATFFLKYLKHISKKTDEIEKELHQSMKNKELFSLLNLEKSLVYFTTSLKSNNIVMQKMLKSNYLKMYEDDEELLEDVIIENQQAIEMAETHTTILSGMMDAFASVISNNLNIVMKFLTSITIILTLPTMVASFYGMNVPIPFQHYPHAFFVAIIISILLSSITAFIFWKKRFF; this is encoded by the coding sequence ATGCTGAAGATTTATCTAACTGATGAACATGGAATACTTCAAGAAATAACAGAGATTACCAAAGGATGCTGGATAAATCTAGTTTCACCAACCGAACAAGAGATTAGCCATGTAGCAAATAAATTGCAAATTCCTCTTGACTTTCTAAAAGACCCATTAGACGAAGAGGAACGGTCAAGGATTGAAAAGGACGATAACAATATTCTAATCATTGTCAATATTCCGGTTGTGTCGAAGGATGAGAATGAAATCCCCATTTATGATACGACGCCATTAGGAATGATTATAACCAATCAATGCTTTATTACCGTTTGTTTAAAAGATAATCCGATTTTAGAAGCTTTTGCACGGAATAAAGTAAAACAATTTTTCACATACAAAAAAACTAGGTTTTCGTTCCAAATCTTATATTTAATAGCGACTTTTTTTCTCAAATATCTTAAACACATCAGTAAAAAGACAGACGAAATTGAGAAAGAACTGCATCAGTCGATGAAAAATAAAGAACTCTTTTCATTATTAAATTTGGAAAAAAGTTTGGTTTATTTCACAACATCTCTAAAATCAAATAACATTGTTATGCAAAAAATGCTGAAAAGCAATTACTTGAAAATGTATGAAGATGACGAGGAATTGTTGGAGGATGTAATAATAGAAAATCAACAAGCAATTGAAATGGCTGAAACGCATACAACAATTTTAAGCGGTATGATGGACGCTTTTGCATCTGTGATTTCAAATAATTTAAATATCGTCATGAAATTTTTGACATCCATTACCATTATCTTGACTTTACCAACAATGGTGGCAAGTTTTTACGGTATGAACGTTCCGATTCCGTTTCAACATTACCCACATGCATTTTTTGTCGCAATTATTATTTCTATCCTTTTGTCCAGTATCACAGCATTTATCTTTTGGAAAAAGAGGTTCTTCTAA
- a CDS encoding alpha/beta hydrolase: MRIKMPEPFTFEGGKRAVLLLHGFTGNSADVRMLGRFLEKKGYTCHAPHYKGHGVPPEELVHTGPEDWWKDVLEGYEFLKKRGHDEIAVAGLSLGGVFSLKLGYTHPVKGIIPMCAPMYIKSEEVMYKGVLEYAREFKKREGKPEDQIEQEMAEFAKTPMKTLKSLQELIADVRNHVDMIYAPIFVVQGRHDKMINIDSANIIYNNVQSDVKKIKWYEESGHVITLDKEKDQLHEDVYQFLEQLNWQE, translated from the coding sequence ATGAGAATTAAGATGCCAGAGCCGTTTACGTTTGAAGGGGGAAAACGGGCCGTCCTCTTATTGCACGGATTCACTGGAAATTCCGCTGATGTCCGTATGCTTGGCCGTTTTCTCGAAAAAAAAGGCTATACGTGCCATGCACCTCATTATAAAGGCCACGGTGTTCCTCCGGAAGAATTGGTTCATACGGGACCAGAAGATTGGTGGAAAGATGTACTGGAGGGGTATGAATTTTTGAAAAAACGCGGCCATGATGAAATTGCAGTTGCTGGTTTGTCGTTAGGAGGGGTTTTCTCGTTAAAATTGGGTTACACTCATCCAGTGAAGGGAATCATACCGATGTGTGCACCGATGTATATTAAAAGTGAAGAGGTCATGTATAAAGGAGTTTTAGAGTATGCTCGCGAATTTAAAAAGCGAGAAGGAAAGCCGGAAGACCAAATTGAACAGGAAATGGCAGAGTTTGCGAAAACACCTATGAAAACATTAAAATCTTTGCAGGAATTGATTGCGGATGTAAGGAATCATGTTGATATGATTTATGCGCCAATCTTTGTTGTCCAAGGACGCCATGACAAGATGATCAATATTGACAGTGCCAATATCATCTATAATAATGTCCAATCAGATGTCAAAAAGATTAAATGGTATGAAGAATCTGGCCATGTCATAACGCTTGATAAAGAAAAAGACCAGCTCCACGAGGATGTTTATCAGTTTTTAGAACAGCTAAATTGGCAAGAATAA
- the smpB gene encoding SsrA-binding protein SmpB: MPKGEGKTIAQNKKAYHDYFIEDTYEAGIVLQGTEIKSIRAGRVNLKDSYARIHKGEVFLYNMHISPYDQGNRYNHDPLRTRKLLLHKREINKLIGETKEAGYALVPLKLYIKNGYAKLLIGLAKGKKKYDKREDLKRKEANREIERAFRERQKM, encoded by the coding sequence ATGCCAAAGGGAGAAGGAAAGACAATTGCACAAAACAAAAAAGCATACCACGATTATTTTATCGAAGACACATATGAAGCAGGAATCGTCCTTCAAGGTACAGAAATTAAGTCCATTCGCGCAGGGCGTGTGAATTTAAAGGATTCGTATGCTCGGATCCATAAAGGCGAGGTATTTTTGTACAATATGCATATCAGCCCATATGATCAGGGAAACCGTTACAACCATGATCCTCTTCGAACTCGCAAGCTTTTGCTTCATAAAAGAGAAATCAATAAATTAATCGGGGAAACAAAAGAGGCAGGCTACGCATTAGTCCCTCTGAAGCTGTATATAAAAAATGGCTATGCAAAGCTGCTGATCGGGCTTGCAAAAGGTAAGAAGAAATACGATAAGCGAGAAGACTTGAAAAGAAAAGAAGCAAATCGTGAAATTGAACGCGCCTTCCGCGAACGTCAGAAAATGTAG
- the tpiA gene encoding triose-phosphate isomerase, whose protein sequence is MRKPIIAGNWKMHKTLAEAKAFIEEVKGFVPAKDKVDSVVCAPALFLERLVELTQNTDLAIGAQNMHFKESGAFTGEISPKAISDLGVQYVIIGHSERREMFNETDESVNKKTLAAFQYHLIPIVCVGETLEQRENGQTNELVGSQVQKALNGLTEDQVKQTVIAYEPIWAIGTGKSSTAEDANEVCAHIRKTISEQFSPEAAAAVRIQYGGSVNPGNIKDFMNQPEIDGALVGGASLEPQSFLQLLEAGLNE, encoded by the coding sequence ATGCGCAAGCCCATTATTGCAGGAAACTGGAAAATGCATAAAACATTAGCGGAAGCGAAAGCCTTTATTGAAGAGGTAAAAGGGTTTGTTCCAGCAAAAGATAAAGTGGATTCAGTTGTTTGTGCCCCTGCTTTATTTTTGGAACGTCTTGTAGAATTAACCCAAAATACTGATCTAGCAATTGGTGCACAAAATATGCATTTTAAAGAGAGCGGTGCATTTACCGGTGAAATCAGCCCAAAAGCGATCTCTGATCTTGGAGTTCAATATGTGATTATCGGACATTCTGAGCGCCGGGAAATGTTTAATGAAACCGATGAATCAGTCAACAAAAAAACATTAGCAGCGTTTCAATATCATTTGATCCCGATTGTTTGTGTCGGTGAAACGCTAGAACAACGTGAAAATGGCCAAACAAATGAGTTAGTTGGATCCCAGGTGCAGAAAGCACTGAATGGCTTAACAGAAGATCAAGTGAAACAAACAGTGATTGCTTATGAACCAATCTGGGCGATTGGAACTGGAAAATCATCAACTGCGGAAGATGCCAATGAAGTTTGTGCCCATATTCGCAAGACGATATCAGAGCAATTTTCACCTGAAGCTGCAGCCGCAGTCCGGATTCAATACGGCGGAAGTGTAAATCCTGGCAACATTAAAGATTTCATGAACCAGCCTGAAATTGACGGGGCATTAGTCGGTGGAGCAAGCCTTGAACCGCAATCATTCCTGCAATTATTGGAGGCAGGTTTAAATGAGTAA
- the rnr gene encoding ribonuclease R — MEESIQQHIDRLLQYMKDEAYKPLTVGELEQAFGIEDSTTFKEFVKALVIMEDKGLVVRTRSNRYGLPEKMNLIRGKLAGHAKGFAFVIPDEPGMDDIFIPPNETNNAMHGDTVLVRVSTESSGQRREGTVVRIIERGIQQIVGTYSESKHFGFVIPDDKKFASDIFIPKSASKGAVDGHKVVVKLTTYPEGRKSAEGEVIKILGHKNDPGVDILSVIHKYGLPLSFPEEVLQQANETPDTIDEREIANRRDLRDEMIVTIDGEDAKDLDDAVTVSRLENGNYKLGVHIADVSYYVREGTPIDREAEKRGTSVYLVDRVIPMIPHRLSNGICSLNPKVDRLTLSCIMEINPDGEVVNHEIFESVIKTTERMTYNDVNKILVDKDEALRQRYEPLVPMFEMMEELASILRNKRMKRGAIDFDFKEAKVIVDEEGKPTDVMIRERSVAERLIEEFMLAANETVAEHFHWLDVPFIYRIHEDPKEDKLRRFFEFITNFGYIVKGTANHVHPRALQEIIEEVQGKPEEMVVSTVMLRSMQQAKYKPESLGHFGLSTDFYTHFTSPIRRYPDLIVHRLIRTYLIEGKMDAATREKWNARLPDIAEHSSNMERRAVEAERETDELKKAEYMEDKIGEEFDGIISSVTNFGMFVELPNTIEGLVHVSYMTDDYYRYDERHYAMIGERTGNVFRIGDEITVRVINVNKDERSIDFEIVGMKGTRRRERNETPRVFKAGDGPRKSRQGKTEENSRPAKKGKKKKKFYENAPKAKRDKKKKRR; from the coding sequence ATGGAAGAATCGATTCAGCAGCATATCGACAGGCTGCTGCAATATATGAAAGACGAGGCCTATAAGCCATTGACAGTAGGGGAGCTCGAGCAAGCCTTTGGCATCGAAGATTCAACGACATTTAAAGAATTCGTCAAGGCTCTTGTTATTATGGAGGACAAAGGACTCGTTGTAAGGACGCGAAGCAACCGCTACGGATTGCCGGAGAAGATGAACCTTATCCGCGGTAAACTTGCCGGGCATGCAAAAGGGTTTGCCTTTGTTATTCCGGATGAACCTGGCATGGATGATATTTTTATTCCACCGAACGAAACGAACAATGCCATGCATGGCGATACCGTGCTCGTCCGTGTTTCAACGGAAAGTTCGGGACAAAGAAGAGAAGGTACGGTTGTTCGTATCATTGAAAGAGGCATCCAGCAAATTGTCGGAACATATTCTGAGAGTAAACATTTTGGATTTGTCATTCCAGATGATAAGAAGTTTGCAAGTGATATTTTTATCCCGAAATCAGCTTCTAAAGGTGCGGTGGATGGCCATAAGGTTGTTGTGAAGCTAACAACGTATCCTGAAGGAAGGAAAAGTGCAGAAGGGGAAGTTATCAAAATTCTTGGCCATAAAAATGACCCAGGTGTAGACATACTTTCTGTCATTCATAAGTACGGATTGCCTCTTTCGTTTCCAGAAGAAGTGCTTCAACAAGCAAACGAAACCCCGGATACGATTGATGAACGCGAAATTGCCAACCGCCGTGACCTTCGCGATGAAATGATTGTCACGATTGATGGCGAAGATGCAAAGGATTTAGATGACGCTGTTACAGTTTCACGACTTGAAAACGGGAACTATAAACTCGGCGTTCATATTGCTGATGTCAGCTATTATGTGCGGGAAGGCACGCCGATTGACAGGGAAGCAGAAAAAAGAGGTACTAGCGTTTATTTAGTGGACCGGGTCATACCAATGATTCCGCACCGTTTATCAAACGGAATCTGTTCGTTAAATCCTAAAGTCGACCGGTTGACTCTTTCATGTATTATGGAAATTAATCCCGACGGAGAAGTCGTGAACCATGAAATTTTTGAAAGTGTGATCAAAACAACGGAGCGGATGACTTACAACGATGTGAATAAAATTCTTGTTGATAAAGATGAGGCGCTTAGACAGCGTTATGAGCCGCTTGTTCCGATGTTTGAAATGATGGAGGAATTAGCCTCTATACTTCGGAACAAACGGATGAAGCGGGGAGCCATAGATTTTGATTTTAAAGAAGCAAAGGTTATCGTTGATGAAGAAGGCAAGCCGACTGATGTCATGATAAGAGAACGATCTGTTGCCGAGCGTCTAATTGAAGAATTTATGTTAGCGGCCAATGAGACTGTTGCCGAGCATTTCCACTGGCTTGATGTTCCGTTTATTTACCGGATCCATGAAGATCCAAAAGAAGATAAACTTAGACGATTCTTTGAATTCATTACAAACTTTGGATATATTGTAAAAGGAACAGCAAATCATGTACACCCAAGAGCTCTTCAGGAAATTATTGAAGAGGTTCAAGGGAAGCCGGAAGAAATGGTCGTCTCAACTGTGATGCTTCGGTCGATGCAGCAAGCAAAATATAAACCTGAAAGCCTTGGCCACTTCGGGCTGTCAACTGATTTTTATACTCATTTTACATCACCGATCCGCCGTTATCCGGACTTAATTGTCCATCGCTTAATACGGACATACTTGATTGAAGGAAAAATGGATGCGGCAACTAGGGAAAAATGGAATGCGAGGCTTCCGGATATTGCGGAACACTCTTCTAACATGGAGCGCAGAGCTGTTGAAGCAGAACGGGAAACAGATGAGTTGAAAAAAGCCGAATATATGGAAGATAAAATCGGCGAGGAATTTGATGGGATTATCAGCTCTGTCACAAATTTCGGGATGTTTGTTGAGCTTCCAAATACGATTGAAGGGCTCGTGCATGTCAGTTATATGACGGACGACTATTACCGGTATGATGAGCGCCATTATGCAATGATTGGCGAGCGAACCGGAAATGTATTCCGAATTGGCGACGAAATTACTGTTCGTGTTATTAATGTGAATAAAGATGAGCGGTCCATTGACTTTGAAATTGTCGGCATGAAAGGAACGCGCCGCCGGGAACGAAATGAAACACCGCGTGTTTTTAAAGCCGGCGACGGACCAAGAAAATCTCGTCAAGGCAAAACAGAGGAGAACTCAAGGCCGGCGAAAAAAGGGAAAAAGAAAAAAAAGTTTTATGAAAACGCCCCAAAAGCCAAGCGGGATAAAAAGAAAAAACGGCGTTAA
- the eno gene encoding phosphopyruvate hydratase — protein MPFIADVYAREVLDSRGNPTIEVEVFTESGAFGRALVPSGASTGEYEAVELRDGDKGRYLGKGVLKAVDNVNEIIAPKLVGEEFNVLDQVSIDKALIELDGTENKSKLGANAILGVSMAVAHAAANYLDIPLYQYLGGFNAKQLPVPMMNILNGGAHADNNVDIQEFMVMPVGAESFKEALRMGAEIFHSLKAVLKAKGLNTAVGDEGGFAPNLKSNEEALQTIIEAIEKAGYKPGEQVMLAMDVASSELYNKEDGKYHLEGEGVVRTSEEMVAWYEELVSKYPIISIEDGLDENDWEGHKLLTERIGNKVQLVGDDLFVTNTKKLAEGIEKGVGNSILIKVNQIGTLTETFDAIEMAKRAGYTAVISHRSGETEDSTIADIAVATNAGQIKTGAPSRTDRVAKYNQLLRIEDQLGDTAQYLGIKSFYNLKK, from the coding sequence ATGCCATTTATTGCAGATGTATATGCTCGTGAAGTATTAGATTCCCGCGGTAATCCAACGATTGAAGTGGAAGTATTTACAGAATCAGGCGCATTCGGCCGCGCTTTAGTTCCAAGCGGTGCTTCTACTGGTGAATATGAGGCAGTGGAACTTCGCGATGGCGATAAAGGCCGTTACCTTGGAAAAGGTGTGTTAAAAGCGGTTGATAATGTGAATGAAATTATTGCTCCAAAGCTTGTTGGCGAAGAATTCAATGTACTGGATCAAGTGTCTATTGACAAAGCTTTAATTGAGCTTGATGGCACTGAAAACAAAAGCAAACTGGGTGCTAATGCGATTTTAGGCGTGTCTATGGCTGTTGCCCACGCTGCAGCAAACTACTTAGATATCCCGCTTTATCAATATCTTGGCGGATTTAATGCGAAACAGCTTCCTGTTCCGATGATGAACATTTTAAATGGCGGCGCCCATGCTGACAATAACGTAGACATTCAGGAATTTATGGTTATGCCGGTTGGTGCTGAAAGTTTTAAAGAAGCGCTTCGCATGGGTGCAGAAATTTTCCATAGCCTAAAAGCTGTACTAAAAGCAAAAGGCTTAAACACTGCTGTTGGTGATGAAGGCGGATTTGCGCCAAACTTGAAATCAAATGAAGAAGCACTGCAAACGATTATTGAAGCCATTGAAAAAGCCGGCTACAAACCAGGCGAGCAAGTGATGCTTGCAATGGACGTAGCTTCTTCCGAACTTTACAACAAAGAAGACGGCAAGTATCATCTTGAAGGCGAAGGTGTTGTGAGAACTTCTGAAGAAATGGTTGCATGGTATGAAGAGCTTGTCTCAAAATACCCAATCATTTCAATTGAAGACGGCCTTGATGAAAACGACTGGGAAGGCCATAAGCTGTTAACAGAGCGCATTGGCAATAAAGTTCAGCTTGTCGGAGACGACTTGTTCGTAACGAATACAAAGAAACTTGCGGAAGGTATTGAAAAAGGCGTAGGAAACTCTATTCTTATTAAAGTAAACCAAATCGGTACTTTAACAGAAACATTTGACGCAATCGAAATGGCGAAACGCGCCGGCTACACGGCAGTTATTTCCCATCGTTCCGGTGAAACAGAAGACAGCACAATTGCTGATATCGCTGTTGCAACGAATGCCGGCCAAATCAAAACAGGTGCACCTTCCCGTACGGACCGTGTTGCAAAATACAACCAATTGCTTCGCATCGAAGACCAATTGGGAGACACTGCTCAATATTTGGGAATCAAATCTTTCTATAACTTAAAGAAATAA
- a CDS encoding phosphoglycerate kinase, protein MNKMSVKDVDVKGKRVFCRVDFNVPMKNGQITDETRIRAALPTIQYLIEQGAKIILASHLGRPKGQVNEEMRLTPVAKRLSELLEKEVKKTDEAYGDTVKSVIDSMNEGDVLLLENVRFYPGEEKNDPELAKAFAELADIYVNDAFGAAHRAHASTEGIAHYLPAVSGFLMEKELNVLGKALSNPERPFTAIIGGAKVKDKIGVIENLLEKVDNLIIGGGLAYTFVKVKGYEIGKSLLEADKIELAKSFMEKAEQKGVNFYMPVDVIVADDFSADANTKVVSIEEIPSEWQALDIGPKTREIYKDVIQKSKLVIWNGPMGVFEIDKFAEGTKAVAEALAEADHTYSVIGGGDSAAAVEKFNLAEKMSHISTGGGASLEFMEGKQLPGVVALNDK, encoded by the coding sequence ATGAACAAAATGTCCGTAAAAGATGTGGACGTAAAAGGAAAACGAGTGTTTTGCCGTGTTGATTTCAATGTTCCAATGAAAAATGGGCAGATAACAGATGAAACGAGAATTCGCGCAGCGCTCCCTACGATCCAATATTTAATCGAACAAGGTGCAAAAATCATTCTAGCATCCCACCTTGGCCGTCCAAAAGGACAAGTAAACGAAGAAATGCGTTTAACACCCGTAGCTAAGCGGTTGTCTGAATTGCTTGAAAAAGAAGTAAAGAAAACAGATGAGGCTTACGGCGATACAGTAAAATCTGTGATTGACAGTATGAATGAAGGCGATGTTCTCTTACTGGAAAATGTTCGATTCTATCCAGGCGAAGAGAAAAATGACCCGGAACTTGCCAAAGCTTTTGCGGAATTGGCAGATATTTATGTGAATGACGCGTTTGGAGCTGCGCACCGTGCCCATGCTTCAACAGAAGGAATTGCCCATTATCTGCCTGCCGTATCTGGTTTCCTTATGGAAAAAGAGCTTAATGTTCTTGGGAAAGCTCTTTCCAATCCTGAGCGTCCATTTACGGCGATTATTGGCGGTGCAAAGGTAAAAGATAAAATCGGAGTAATTGAAAACTTGTTGGAAAAGGTAGATAACCTCATTATCGGCGGCGGTTTAGCTTATACGTTTGTAAAAGTTAAAGGATATGAAATTGGCAAATCGTTGTTAGAAGCAGATAAAATCGAGCTTGCAAAATCGTTTATGGAAAAAGCAGAGCAAAAGGGCGTTAATTTCTATATGCCTGTAGATGTGATTGTCGCTGACGATTTTTCAGCAGATGCTAATACAAAAGTGGTGTCGATTGAAGAAATTCCTTCTGAATGGCAAGCGCTTGATATCGGTCCAAAAACGAGAGAAATTTATAAAGACGTTATTCAAAAGTCAAAACTCGTCATTTGGAACGGTCCGATGGGAGTATTTGAGATTGACAAGTTTGCAGAAGGAACAAAAGCTGTAGCAGAAGCACTTGCCGAAGCAGATCATACATATTCGGTAATCGGCGGCGGAGATTCAGCAGCGGCGGTTGAGAAATTTAACCTTGCTGAAAAAATGAGCCACATCTCAACTGGCGGAGGGGCTTCCCTTGAGTTTATGGAAGGGAAACAACTTCCTGGTGTTGTCGCTTTAAATGATAAGTAA